Proteins from a single region of Oryza brachyantha chromosome 6, ObraRS2, whole genome shotgun sequence:
- the LOC102722587 gene encoding uncharacterized protein LOC102722587, with protein sequence MSCTLSGMATDLFGPHRNLSSLLEIEGPRSIRGLKSKDSIQKLAKVLLKSSWQKVLHILVELMEKSKQDSRESVRRTIMEHDEVFRQQVHELHRLYRVQKSLMAELGGEKHRFQSRTEETQEMMQEPRSNLKNSPSTSETSQSAHLGQHSTPEHSILQEFKPATCLNFFTEETSRTQEFRREGGRSVGGENWSTSDPSVESDLDLKLTIGPSLHATKAPHWLFSGSRDRNPSGQHR encoded by the exons ATGAGTTGCACGCTTTCAG GGATGGCTACTGATTTATTTGGCCCTCATAGAAATCTCTCTTCCTTGTTGGAGATAGAGGGACCAAGAAGCATTAGAGGCCTAAAAAGTAAAGATTCTATTCAGAAACTAGCCAAAGTATTGCTGAAAAGCAGTTGGCAAAAGGTTTTACACATCTTGGTAGAGCTAATGGAGAAATCTAAACAAGACAGTAGGGAATCAGTTCGGAGAACAATCATGGAGCATGATGAAGTCTTCAGACAGCAG GTGCATGAACTGCATCGGCTATATCGTGTACAAAAATCACTGATGGCTGAACTAGGAGGTGAGAAGCACAGGTTCCAATCGAGGACAGAAGAAACTCAAGAAATGATGCAAGAACCCCGGTCAAATCTCAAGAATAGCCCCTCTACATCAGAGACAAGCCAATCTGCTCATCTTGGTCAACACTCTACCCCAGAGCATTCAATTCTTCAAGAATTCAAACCAGCAACATGCCTAAACTTCTTCACTGAAGAAACCTCAAGAACACAAGAATTTAGACGAGAAGGTGGTAGATCAGTTGGAGGTGAAAATTGGAGTACTTCTGACCCTTCAGTAGAGAGTGATCTTGACCTCAAACTAACAATTGGCCCCAGTTTGCATGCAACAAAAGCACCACACTGGCTCTTCTCAGGCAGCAGGGACAGAAATCCTTCTGGTCAGCATCGATGA
- the LOC102699317 gene encoding nifU-like protein 3, chloroplastic, protein MRPFSPHLRQAAAATSTRPLTAALLKNSSASLIHGRLSFSHTNHSGKRAGWAVRVLPLTEENVEMVLDQVRPSLMADGGNVALHEIDGLVVVLKLQGACGSCPSSTMTLKMGIETRLRDKIPEILAVEQIVDTETGLELNQENVEKVLDEIRPYLSGTGGGSIDLVQIDESVVKIRITGPAAGVMTVRVAATQKLREKIPSILAVQLTE, encoded by the exons ATGAGGCCCTTCTCCCCTCATCTCcggcaagcggcggcggccaccagcACCCGTCCCCTCACAGCAGCTCTCCTCAAG AATTCTTCTGCCTCTCTTATCCATGGCCGGCTCAGCTTCAGCCACACAAACCACAGCGGGAAACGAGCAG GCTGGGCGGTGCGTGTGCTCCCGCTGACGGAGGAGAACGTGGAGATGGTGCTGGACCAGGTGCGGCCGAGCCtgatggccgacggcggcaacgtgGCGCTTCACGAGATCGAcggcctcgtcgtcgtgcTCAAGCTGCAGGGCGCCTGCGGCTCCTGCCCCAGCTCCACCATGACGCTCAAGATGGGCATCGAGACGCGCCTCCGCGACAAGATCCCCGAGATCCTCGCCGTCGAGCAGATAGTCGACACCGAGACCGGCCTCGAGCTCAACCAAGAAAACGTCGAGAAG GTACTGGATGAGATCAGACCATACCTTTCTGGCACCGGAGGTGGAAGCATCGATCTTGTCCAGATCGATGAATCTGTTGTCAAAATTCGGATCACAGGACCTGCAGCAGGTGTAATGACAGTTCGTGTAGCTGCAACACAAAAACTGAGGGAAAAGATACCATCAATCCTGGCTGTTCAGTTGACAGAGTAG
- the LOC102699596 gene encoding pentatricopeptide repeat-containing protein At3g61360, with translation MPLLLAPPPRATRPLLAPTVPHLARVLLAGAPETPPLLLGTIPASPSLLTPLLSHLLLSHSPPLPALNLFRRLLALPGFPVPVASLPVLLRLLSRSRRYAHLSFHLLESLPATHPHLLSTPALAVLLSTALSASAPGASFDAAVTCFDSAARVWARAGREFGAAELNALLRAFCARGRVAEARALFHRYCDAYPPDTRTFNTLLLGFKEAGHIQALDLFYHDAVLRGFVPDAVSYCVRMDAYCKKGRFLDALDLLDEMRKRENCKPTLQVFTTLIYGAGIVRNAVRARQLFDEMEQWGVIPDRGAHNALMGAYVRARDLQSGMIVMSEMECKGIGLDDVSYNTMLCGFQRIGDLEGIWKVYSKMVGSGFMPRTRTTMLLMKVFCENARPDLGLELWDYLMGKGCVPHRHALDILATGLCCRGLTFEAYRCFKEMVEIGMEPTERAFRVLEGFLKRRREFGKVEEIRQMMKAIQLEEHQNDEEAA, from the coding sequence ATGCCTCTCTtgctggcgccgccgccgcgcgccaccCGCCCGCTGCTCGCCCCGACCGTGCCCCACCTCGCGCgtgtcctcctcgccggcgcgccggaGACCCCGCCGCTCCTGCTCGGCACAATCCCCGCCTCGCCTTCCCTCCTCACGCCGCTCCtctcccacctcctcctctcccactCCCCGCCCCTCCCGGCGCTCAACCtcttccgccgcctcctcgccctccccGGCTTCCCCGTCCCGGTGGCCTCcctccccgtcctcctccgcctcctctcgCGCTCCCGCCGCTACGCCCACCTCTCGTTCCATCTGCTCGAGTCCCTCCCGGCCACACACCCCCACCTCCTCTCCActcccgcgctcgccgtccTTCTCTCCACCGcgctctccgcctccgcccccggCGCGTCCTtcgacgccgccgtcacctgcttcgactccgccgcgcgcgtctGGGCGCGCGCCGGGCGCGAATTCGGCGCCGCGGAGCTCAACGCGCTGCTCCGCGCGTTCTGCGCCCGTGGCCGCGTCGCCGAAGCGCGCGCGCTGTTCCACCGGTACTGCGACGCGTACCCGCCCGACACCCGCACGTTCAACACGCTACTGCTCGGGTTCAAGGAGGCCGGGCACATCCAGGCGCTGGACCTGTTCTACCATGACGCCGTGCTGCGCGGATTCGTGCCTGACGCTGTCTCGTACTGCGTGAGGATGGATGCCTACTGCAAGAAAGGGAGGTTTTTGGACGCCCTAGACCTGCTCGACGAAATGCGTAAGAGGGAGAACTGCAAGCCGACTCTGCAGGTGTTCACCACGCTGATATATGGAGCTGGGATCGTAAGAAATGCAGTGCGTGCACGCCAGCTTTTCGATGAAATGGAGCAATGGGGAGTGATCCCGGACCGTGGAGCTCACAATGCACTCATGGGTGCATATGTTAGGGCGAGAGACTTGCAGTCTGGGATGATAGTGATGAGTGAGATGGAGTGCAAGGGGATTGGTCTGGATGATGTTAGCTACAACACAATGTTGTGTGGATTTCAGAGGATTGGGGATTTGGAGGGCATCTGGAAGGTGTACAGCAAGATGGTTGGTTCAGGGTTCATGCCGAGGACTAGGACAACAATGTTGCTCATGAAGGTCTTCTGTGAGAATGCACGACCGGATCTTGGGCTAGAGTTGTGGGATTATCTGATGGGTAAGGGATGTGTCCCTCACCGGCATGCATTGGATATTCTGGCCACTGGTTTATGCTGCAGAGGTTTGACTTTTGAAGCATACAGGTGTTTTAAGGAGATGGTTGAGATTGGAATGGAACCTACTGAACGAGCTTTCAGGGTTTTGGAAGGGTTTTTGAAACGGAGACGGGAATTTGGGAAGGTTGAGGAGATTAGGCAAATGATGAAGGCAATCCAATTGGAGGAACATCAAAACGATGAAGAGGCTGCCTGA
- the LOC102699872 gene encoding uncharacterized protein LOC102699872, giving the protein MALAPTSVRSFIAGRPLCTGGSSTAPVLPPRPARRPSARLSCRAADEKSTRPGDLEVKLGKLAMVAVAAGVLALSPVVDDAMAAKSGGRIGGQAFRSAPRSAPRPSGPRINNSRTNIYINPPVAPPLVGGYGYGYGYGGWGWSPFSFFAPGPTVAVGVGGGFDTLVLFIVFGAIVGAVRRFLNRDSDDFDDY; this is encoded by the exons ATGGCTTTAGCACCCACGTCCGTCAGGAGCTTCATCGCTGGAAGGCCACTGTGCACGGGCGGCAGCAGCACGGCACCGGTGCTCCCGCcgaggccggcgaggcggccgtcgGCGAGGCTCTCGTGCAGGGCCGCCGACGAGAAGTCGACACGGCCGGGTGATCTTGAGGTGAAGCTGGGCAAGCTGGCGATGGTCGCGGTTGCCGCCGGCGTGCTCGCGCTGTCGCCCGTCGTCGACGATGCCATGGCGGCGAAGTCCGGCGGGAGGATTGGCGGGCAGGCGTTCCGGTCTGCGCCGCGGTCCGCTCCACGGCCGTCCGGTCCACGGATAAACAACTCAAG GACGAACATCTACATCAATccgccggtggcgccgccaCTGGTCGGCGGGTACGGCTACGGCTACGGCTACGGTGGCTGGGGCTGGTCGCCGTTCTCCTTCTTCGCCCCCGGCccgaccgtcgccgtcggtgtcggcggcggcttcgACACGCTCGTGCTGTTCATCGTGTTCGGAGCGATCGTCGGCGCCGTCAGGCGGTTTCTCAACAGGGACAGCGACGATTTCGACGACTACTGA
- the LOC102700153 gene encoding peroxidase 45-like, with protein MRSFRFLAFVAVALVAVSAPLASAKLRQNYYANVCPNLENIVRGSVQRSMQQSPISAPATLRLFFHDCAVQGCDASILIIKPNGDDEWHNTDNQSLKPEGFLTVMAAKAAVDSVPQCRNKVSCADILALATRDSVFLSGGPNYAVELGRFDSRVSTKNSVNLPHGNFNLDQLTGYFGSLGLSRTDMIALSGGHTIGAASCGFFGYRLGGDPTMDPNFANMLRGTCRANPAGGFAFLDGASPLRFDNAFYQNLRTGRGLLGSDQTLYSDTRSRGLVDLYAGNQGAFFKDFVTAMTKLGRVGVKSAANGEIRRDCRFPN; from the exons ATGAGGAGCTTCCGTTTCTtggccttcgtcgccgtcgcgctggtGGCGGTGTCGGCGCCATTGGCGTCGGCGAAGCTGAGGCAGAACTACTACGCCAACGTCTGCCCGAACCTGGAGAACATCGTCCGCGGCTCCGTCCAGAGGTCGATGCAGCAGTCGCCGatctcggcgccggcgacgctgAGGCTCTTCTTCCACGACTGCGCCGTCCAAGGGTGCGACGCGTCGATCCTGATCATAAAAcccaacggcgacgacgagtggCACAACACCGACAACCAGTCGCTGAAGCCGGAGGGGTTCCTGACGGTGATGGCCGCCAAGGCGGCGGTCGACAGCGTCCCCCAGTGCCGGAACAAGGTGTCGTGCGCCGACATCCTGGCCCTCGCCACTAGGGACTCCGTCTTCCTG AGCGGAGGACCGAACTACGCGGTGGAGCTTGGCAGGTTCGACAGCAGGGTGTCGACCAAGAACAGCGTCAACCTGCCGCACGGAAACTTCAACCTCGACCAGCTCACCGGCTACTTCGGCAGCCTCGGCCTCAGCCGGACCGACATGATCGCTCTCTCCG GGGGTCACACCATCGGCGCGGCGTCGTGCGGCTTCTTCGGGTACAGGCTCGGCGGCGACCCGACCATGGACCCGAACTTCGCGAACATGCTGCGCGGCACCTGCCGCGCCAACCCGGCCGGCGGCTTCGCGTTCCTCGACGGCGCGTCGCCGCTGCGGTTCGACAACGCGTTCTACCAGAACCTCCGCACCGgccgcggcctcctcggcTCCGACCAGACGCTCTACTCCGACACGAGGTCGCGCGGCCTCGTCGACCTCTACGCCGGCAACCAGGGCGCCTTCTTCAAGGACTTCGTCACCGCCATGACCAAGCTCGGCAGGGTCGGCGTCAAGTCGGCGGCCAACGGCGAGATCCGCCGCGACTGCAGGTTCCCCAACTGA
- the LOC102700439 gene encoding peroxidase 16-like: MDEKLAVRGGHTPSIFYINATFQSFANHHLELNQFNTSSLFKHKWWWWCRMRSFRFVFLALVAMSPLVAAQLTQNYYASICPNLENIVRGSVQRSMQQSPISAPATLRLFFHDCAVQGCDASILIINPNGDDEWRSTDNQSLKPEGFLTVMAAKAAVDSDPQCKNKVSCADILALATRDSVFLSGGPNYAVELGRFDSRVSTRNSVNLPHGNFNLDQLTGYFGSLGLSPTDMIALSGGHTIGAASCGFFGYRLGSDPTMDPNFVSTLRGNCAAGSGGFAFLDAASPLRFDNAFYQNLRGGRGLLGSDQILYSDPRSRSLVDVYAGNQGTFFTDFVTAMTKLGRVGVKSAGNGEIRRDCRFPN, translated from the exons ATGGATGAGAAGCTCGCAGTGCGAGGTGGCCACACGCCATCAATCTTCTATATAAACGCAACGTTCCAATCGTTTGCAAACCATCACCTCGAGCTCAATCAGTTTAACACCTCGAGCTTGTTTAAGCacaagtggtggtggtggtgcaggaTGAGGAGCTTCCGTTTCGTCTTCCTCGCGCTGGTGGCGATGTCGCCATTGGTGGCGGCGCAGCTGACGCAGAACTACTACGCCAGCATCTGTCCCAACCTGGAGAACATCGTGCGCGGCTCCGTCCAGAGGTCGATGCAGCAGTCACCGatctcggcgccggcgacgctgAGGCTCTTCTTCCACGACTGCGCCGTCCAGGGGTGCGACGCGTCGATCCTGATCATAAACcccaacggcgacgacgagtggCGCAGCACCGACAACCAGTCGCTGAAGCCGGAGGGGTTCCTGACGGTGATGGCCGCCAAGGCGGCGGTCGACAGTGACCCCCAGTGCAAGAACAAAGTGTCTTGCGCCGACATCCTCGCCCTCGCCACCAGAGACTCCGTCTTCCTG AGCGGAGGGCCGAACTACGCGGTGGAGCTTGGCAGATTCGACAGCAGGGTGTCCACCAGGAACAGCGTCAACCTGCCGCATGGCAACTTCAACCTCGACCAGCTCACCGGCTACTTCGGCAGCCTCGGCCTCAGCCCGACCGACATGATCGCTCTCTCCG GGGGTCACACCATCGGCGCGGCGTCGTGCGGCTTCTTCGGGTACAGGCTCGGCAGCGACCCAACCATGGACCCGAACTTCGTGAGTACGCTGCGCGGCAACTGcgcggccggcagcggcggcttcGCGTTCCTCgacgccgcgtcgccgctgcgGTTCGACAACGCGTTCTACCAGAacctccgcggcggccgcggcctcctcggcTCCGACCAGATCCTCTACTCCGACCCGAGGTCCCGCAGCCTCGTCGACGTCTACGCCGGCAACCAGGGCACCTTCTTCACCGACTTCGTCACCGCCATGACCAAGCTCGGCAGGGTCGGCGTCAAGTCGGCGGGCAACGGCGAGATCCGCCGCGACTGCAGGTTCCCCAACTGA
- the LOC102722590 gene encoding peroxidase 45-like: protein MAASLRILAGLAFLAVTSAALLSPFAVVGQLTTDYYAGICPNLETIVRSSVRQSMAASPIAAPATLRLFFHDCAVRGCDASVMIVNSNGDDEWRSSDNQSLKPEGFTTVLNAKAAVDSDPRCRYKVSCADILALAARESVYQSGGPYYQVELGRHDGRVSTRDNVVLPHASFNLHQLNAFFTGLGLSQTDMIALSGGHTFGAADCRFFQYRVGADPSMDAAFASELRNTCGAGAGANPSGGGFAFLDGATPATFDNAYYQNLQRGRGLLGSDQALHADQRSRGTVDYYAGSQSAFFSDFAAAMTRLGRVGVKSAATGEIRRDCRFPN, encoded by the exons ATGGCGGCGAGCCTTCGCATTCTTGCTGGGTTGGCGTTCCTCGCCGTCACGTCGGCCGCGCtgctgtcgccgttcgccgtgGTTGGCCAGCTGACGACGGACTACTACGCCGGCATCTGCCCAAACCTGGAGACCATCGTCCGGAGCTCTGTCAGGCAGTCCATGGCCGCGTCCCCGATCGCTGCGCCCGCCACCCTTAGGCTCTTCTTCCACGACTGCGCCGTCAGG GGTTGTGACGCGTCGGTCATGATCGTGAACtcgaacggcgacgacgagtggCGGAGCTCCGACAACCAGTCGCTGAAGCCTGAGGGGTTCACGACGGTGCTCAATGCCAAGGCCGCCGTCGACAGCGACCCGCGGTGCCGCTACAAGGTGTCCTGCGCCGACATACTGGCGCTCGCCGCAAGAGAATCCGTCTACCAG AGCGGAGGGCCGTACTACCAGGTGGAGCTGGGCAGACACGACGGCAGGGTGTCAACCAGGGACAACGTCGTGCTGCCGCATGCCAGCTTCAACCTGCACCAGCTGAACGCTTTCTTCACCGGCCTCGGCCTCTCCCAGACTGACATGATCGCTCTCTCAG GGGGGCACACGTTCGGCGCGGCGGACTGCAGGTTCTTCCAGTACAGGGTCGGCGCCGACCCGTCCATGGACGCGGCGTTCGCGTCGGAGCTGCGCAACAcctgcggcgccggcgccggcgccaacccgagcggcggcggcttcgccTTCCTCGACGgcgccacgccggcgacgtTCGACAACGCGTACTACCAGAACCTGCAGCGCGGCAGGGGCCTGCTCGGCTCCGACCAGGCGCTGCACGCCGACCAGAGGTCGCGCGGCACCGTCGACTACTACGCGGGGAGCCAGAGCGCGTTCTTCAGcgacttcgccgccgccatgaccAGGCTCGGGAGGGTCGGCGTCAAGTCGGCGGCCACCGGCGAGATACGCCGCGACTGCAGGTTCCCGAATTGA
- the LOC102700719 gene encoding peroxidase 16-like: MAMGQRRLGSRRQSQSVVVLLLATAWCAAAQLSQNYYVSTCPNVETLVRGAVAQKLKETFNAAPGTLRLFFHDCFVRGCDASVLIAGPDDEHSAGADTTLSPDALDLITRAKAAVDADAQCANKVSCADILALAARDVVSQAGGPYYQVELGRLDGKVGTRAVVKHSLPGAAFDLDQLNKLFAANGLTQTDMIALSGGHTIGVTHCDKFVRRLYQFKGAAPPPNSPAMNLAFLRQMRQTCPLSYSPTTVAMLDAVTPNKFDNGYFQTLQQLKGLLASDQVLFADRRSRSTVNYFAANQTAFFDAFVAAITKLGRVGVKTAGSGSDAEIRRVCTKVN, translated from the exons ATGGCAATGGGGCAGAGGAGGTTGGGGTCGCGGCGGCAGAGCCAGAGcgtggtggtgctgctgctggcgacggcgtggtgcgcggcggcgcagctgaGCCAGAACTACTACGTGTCGACGTGCCCCAACGTGGAGACGCTCGTCCGCGGCGCCGTGGCGCAGAAGCTCAAGGAGACGTTCAACGCCGCCCCCGGCACGCTCCGCCTCTTCTTCCACGACTGCTTCGTCAGG GGGTGCGACGCGTCGGTGCTGATCGCCGGGCCGGACGACGAGCACAGCGCGGGCGCCGACACGACGCTGTCGCCCGACGCGCTGGACCTCATCACCCGCGCCAaggccgccgtcgacgccgacgctCAGTGCGCCAACAAGGTCTCCTGCGCCGAcatcctcgccctcgccgcccgcgACGTCGTCTCGCAG GCAGGAGGGCCGTACTACCAGGTGGAGCTGGGGCGGCTGGACGGCAAGGTCGGGACGCGCGCGGTGGTGAAGCACAGcctccccggcgccgcctTCGACCTCGACCAGCTCAACAAGCTGTTCGCCGCCAACGGCCTCACCCAGACCGACATGATCGCGCTCTCCGGCGGGCACACCATCGGGGTGACGCACTGCGACAAGTTCGTGCGGCGGCTGTACCAGTTCaagggggcggcgccgccgccgaacagCCCGGCGATGAACCTGGCGTTCCTCCGGCAGATGAGGCAGACGTGCCCGCTCAGCTACAGCCCCACCACCGTGGCGATGCTCGACGCCGTCACGCCCAACAAGTTCGACAACGGCTACTTCCAGACGCTGCAGCAGCTCAAGGGCCTCCTCGCCTCCGACCAGGTGCTCTTCGCCGaccgccgctcccgctccaCCGTCAACTACTTCGCCGCCAACCAGACCGCCTTCTTCGAcgccttcgtcgccgccatcaccAAGCTCGGCCGCGTCGGCGTCAAGAccgccggctccggctccgacgCCGAGATCCGGCGAGTCTGCACCAAGGTCAACTAG